DNA sequence from the Perca fluviatilis chromosome 4, GENO_Pfluv_1.0, whole genome shotgun sequence genome:
GACGTATACTGAGCTCACAACAGACAAGATGCCTCTTCTGTAAATATTTCTTACTGCCATTTGAACTGAAAGTGTCGGTTTCTGCACACCATTGCAGCCCAATGTTCACAGGAGATTGTCATAGAACAAAAATTGACGGCAAAAGTATATAAATTTATCCAATGACGAACATGAGCCCAACGTTCTTTCAGTCAAACACCACTCTCAAGGTTCCTTTTAGGATGGTGACATGGTGGGATGTACCAGATTTTTTCTTCAATTGGTGTTCTGGACTCTGAAGTTTATACGTCAGGAAATAACATATTCCTCCTTAAATGTTATTAATACAAACTGCTACAACATAAATGACACATATCTCTATAAGATtgttaaatactgtatatttaaaaactCTGATTGAAAGGTTTGACCAGCAGTATGTAAAGTTATGTTGGTGCAGTCAATACTGATATTGACAAATTTTTGTGTACCACTTCAACTGGAAaatcacacaaaatacacacaaggTGAGATTAACTCTCTGTCGTGGATTTGTCAACACAACTTCGTAACAAAGTAGGTGTTACCATTAGATATCCCACTGAGATAACATCTGTCAACAAACATACTAACAGATTTTGGCACTCCTTTTTGACCTTAGTCCCTCATGAGTCGAAAGAAAGTGAGTGGAGGATCTAAAAATGATATGTGGTTAGCATTTTGCTGCCTTTCTTAATTAATCTGTACAGAACAATGCCAAGACGCTGGCCGCCCTATATGGCCACATGTCTTGGGAGAACCTGACGTTCCTGAAATGCTGTGGTATTTTCTCTCTTGAATGAATGTGAAGATGGTGGGGTGTTTTAAATTACACACTTTGCAAGACAGACCTATGACAGTTGCATGTGCCAACAGATAAACACCCAAAACAAACACTTTCCCTCAAGAAGCATTTTGCACTGTGTAACTTCTTCTCCATTTTGGGCACACTAATTTGTGACCCCTTCACACAGCAGCAAAACCCTTGTTGGTTACAGGTAGCCTTCATTTGAGTCCACGGGTTGCATTGACAGCTGCCACAGAAGTAGCGAAACTGCTCTTCCAAGCATCCGTAAACAACTGTGTAGGAACACAGCAAGACCGCGAAAGCAACGGACGCCCGCTCAAACATACATGACCTGCCAACAAACCACCCATACCAGCCCTGCGTTTCAAACGTTCTTTAGTATCCTGTGACAACCAGTCCTCCAAAATAACCTATGTTAGACATATAAATACAACCAAACTGGTAAGATATAGGTTGGACAGCAGAGATACATTATATGAGGCAACATGTTAAGCAACACTTGATGTTTGTGTATTATACTAATTGCGGTTCAGAGTAAACCAAAATTGTTTGGGTGTCTCATACCCACATATTGGTGGATaccaattacaaaaaaacaatcaaacacaGACCACAAACCTGCAGTCTACTAGCAACCTCTGATCTCTCTAATCCATATGTCTTTCAATACTTCAATGGAACAAAAAAGAAACGAACGAGGAGACTGACACCAATTAGATGCTGTCCCTCAGCAAGTGACCACAGTTGTGGCAGGTGCAGTTGAGCAGTGTTAGTGCAGCAGCATCatcatcactcacacacacacacacacacacacattgtctgTCAACAACACTAGTAATTTATGTGATTTGTGAACCCACTTTTGTTGACATTCATCCTCAGTAGTTTGTCAGTATCGAAACTGTTCAATACACAAAGTTTCAAACACACATACTTTGTTTGTACCCAACAATTCTGAAACAGTGCTAACTTCCTTTGTTAGCTTGTGTAGTTTCTTTATCCTGGAATCTTTCGATttgatattatttttaattCCAATCTTTGGCCGTTAGTTTGACCAATCTTTTACCACATTCATTTTCCTCACTTTGATTGAAGTGCAGACACATCACTCATTTTGATATTGATTTAGCAGCTCTGCTGACTTTATTAAATTGTAAGGATGGACTGTATCCCTTGTGAGACCAATCCCACACACGTATTGTTTTGTCCTACTATTCTTCTGAAGCTTTAGCGTGTACGCAAGTGTGATCAGCTGGCCGAATGAATGAAGCGGTGCTGTCCTCCTCCTGCAGACAATAGTCTTGCTAAGTTTTTCACAAAATGTAGTAATCTGCACAAAAGCGTTGAGTCACCTTGCTGTTGCAACAAATGAGGTCCGCCATGGCCAGTATAGTAATCCTTTATTgtagaaatgtatttaaaacacatacaaaaacgTGCAAGATAAAACGAACAGACGAGATTAAAACCATCACTATCGCACAGCTGAGGTTGAAAAACTGTGTGGCTTCCCAGACTAGATTCTCTCTCTGGCTCACCTGTGATTCCCTTACTACCCTGGCTGattagcacatacacacaggtgcGCAGGTGACGTAATGATCAAACCATTCACACAAAcctaccacccacacacacactatccctgcacacacacacatccaaattGGCTGCAACaaataccatggatgtattaatagaacacatggtgaattacagccTCACTGCATTCAGTGAGTCCGACTGAGTTCAGCTCGACTCGCTGTATAATGCTGGCAACCATGTCGGAGCTTTCTTTAAGTTGTTTACCAAAATCTCTCACCTTGTTGTCCAGGTTCCTTATGGTGGTTAAAACATCACCAAGGGAAGGTTCAGTCTCTGTGGCCAACTTTGATGTATCCTCCATACTAGGGCTAGCAGCTTAGCTAGCTGTGAAAGCTAACTTGTTTCCCGCGTTAGCATACGGGCTAGCAGTCTTGAGCGGAGGAAAGTCTTTACTGTTGACAGCCGACAATGTCTTTCTTGGTATCTTCGTCCTACCTTGCGTTATAACACCGTCGGTGAAGTGTAGTCAGCATAGGTTTTAGTCAATGGCAGTATTTCAGTTCGAATTTGGGACCAAGCGAACGGATCTTTTGTCTGTCCTGTTAGCCAGGTGTGTGTACCGGTGTTGTAAACGGAAGTCAGGACAGGACTTGAATCggtcacctgagagcagaggcacTGTCTTCCCCTACTGGCGTGGGGGTGTAACGGTAGGATTTGTACACTGGACTCAGACACTTGTTAGAAATGAAACAAGTGAATTTTCTTAGTTGTGAAAATCGTTCTATTGAtagatttttgttttgatagattgatagatgttttaagtattttcacctaatacaggtaaaaaaacgaaatcaagcacaaaagtattgtttttaacaaaattgttatcagcctaaaaataattttattctcttgctatgttgtttatcttTCTTCGATTTTATAAGACCAATAATTTTTGCgtgaatctaaatcaagtgactgttaggctacttcaaaaacttaaatggagctggtaaaaataaacattttcaaaaccgcactcagaacaaccaaaaacaaccaaacaggaacgttgtgtggaggtaacagtgcaaccacaggagaaCGTTTAGGGAATGTTATAACCatgagggaacgttccctaaatgttagtttttggtttggttcgaactaacctttagagaaccaaaaactaacgttccccaacgttccctaaacgttctgtgttagtggggtTACTGATCATTTTTCAGGTTACTTTATTTGTACCCGTAGGTAGATTTCTACAATAGTAGTTCTGCAGCAAGAGTATGATACACAACTACGAAAACACACCAAGAACTGACACAATACTTACTACTACTCTAATCTAATACAAATAGAATAGACTACTCTAGGTCCCACCAATTAGGAcatgagagagcgagagagagagagagagagagagagagagagagagagagagagagaaaaacatttaaataagcTCTCAAATAAAGTCAAGATAAAAGCAGGTTTACAATCCAATTAAAATGCTTCTATCATATTTGTGCAAATATTGCTACcgctagggctgctcgattatggaaaaaaataataaccacGATTACTTTGGTCAATactgaaatcacgattatttaacacaattactcattaacatttggatataatggatagtgtccagggtataatctgttagtgtcctttatctcacagaaagagtctttggatcagaataaaatcagttttactactgtgagtcggttcagctttacagatatcacacataacgttacacagctaatgaaccgttccacagacataacacaatgtACCATGGTAAAGTTTTgaacctattcatgtcaaaccacttgtgatgaactcagctaacccctacacattgcacaaagcttctttttcaaaaacccaccaatttaattttttaaatatttgtttaatataaataaatgttttaaatctattatgtggcctgaccttttgacctattcaggtcaaaccacttgtgatgaactcagctaagcccccacattgcacaaagcttctttttcaaaaaccccaaagaattttttaaatatttgtttatgtaaataaatgctttaaatctattatgcggcctgaccttttgacctattcaggtcaaaccacttatGATGAGAACTACTTACaccacattgcacaaagcttcttttttcaaaaacccataatttaattttttaatatttttttatgtaaaaatgtaatgctTAAATCTATTATGTGCGCCTGACCTTacgacctattcaggtcaaaccacttgtgatgaactcagctaagtccctacacattgcacaaaagcttattttttttttaaaagaaacatcctttaatttttttgtttttatgtttttatgtaaaaaatgctttaaatctattatgcggcctgtccttttgacctattcaggtcaaaccacttgtgatgaactcagctaaccaccctacatattgcacaaagcttattttttcaaaaaacccatcctttaattttatttatatatatataaattttttttatatatattttgttttgttttgtctttgtgtaaTGTGTAGgatggttagctgagttcatctcaagtggtttgacatgaataggtcaaaagagtcagccacataatagatttataaaacaaaattatatttaaaaatattttaaaaattaaaggatgtttcttTTGCAAAAGCAGTGCTGTGCAATATGTGTAGGGTGGTTCTAGTTCATCTAAGTGTTATAGAAGTAACCATATAATTTAGatacaaaacaaatttaaaataaaggatgggttttaaaaaaagcagcTTTAGTGCAATGTGTAGAAATTGTAGTTCATCACAAGATGTTGGcgagaataggtcaaaaggtcaggcacATATATAGATTTatggcatttatttacataaaaaatatttaaaaaaattaaaggatgggttttaaaaaaaagctttgttaGTAATATGTCtgagctgagttcatcacaagtgtaTTACCTGAATAGATAAAGAAACATATCGTTAAAAAAGCAttctttacataaaaaatataaaaaaattaaaggatggggtAACTTTAATATGAAGGTTGAATGTGAAGTTCATCACAAAGTGTTTacgtgaataggtcaaaagggtcaggccacataatagatttatggcatttattttacataaaaaatatttaaaaaattaaaggatgggttttttaaaaaagaagcttgtgcaatgtgtaggggcttagctgagttcatcacaagtggtttgactgaataggtcaaaaggcaggccattcaaaaataaaaaaaaggattttaaaaataaaatggtcaaaaggacaggccgcataatagatttaaagcattttttgcataaaaaatataaaaataattaaaggattttttttttttaaataagctttgtgcaatgtgtagggtggttagctgagttcatcacaagtggtttgacctgaataggtcaaaaggacaggctgcataatagatttaaagcattcttttacataaaaaaatattaaaaaaattaaaggatgggttttttgaaaaaagaagctttgtgcaatgtgtaggggggttagctgagttcatcacaagtggtttgacatgaataggttgaaagggcaagctgcataatagatttttcgaatgtgtcgaatatccaacgtccaatataaaaccaactttaccacggtacacaatgtgcatctcccatcacatgttcactcactatgaccactactactggcattactaaacattgggccaaaatatcaacaataatgtcgccgtcagtgggcttatttgctagctaaccttaggaaaaatccagcacatagacggtaccttagagtaacgttacgtgaaacaggtgatttaacgtccctgctcatttacatacagtttaacaacaaaactaaatgctgagggaacattactatgttttttcatgttggttttgagcagtatgcctatgcacccccactaagctggaaaaagttttaaacagtaagtgaacACAGCGTGTCGGGGGAATACAACGTCTATAGACAGTATACTACAGTGAGGGGGGTAAagggaccgcagggttagctaacgatagctgttcccagacaactgagttggttttgccttttttttgctcaccaaacgctgctgccatctttactcgcgctgagtttttaaattccagcggatgatGATATTCACACGACCtgcctccctgactggcttcgggaGGGGTGGATGTGCGCGTGCGGATGTGCGCATGCCagtgtcattcagaacacaagacaaaataagagtgttcttgcaaaacagaacatgaaAGATTCCAGGTCGGGAGAACAATGCTGCTGGATCACTGGCACGTCGTTGCACCAACCGCTGTTGATGTAAAAACAGATTCCTCCACCTTTTAGTTTTGCCGGAGaggtctgtgtctctgtccactCTGTAGAGTCCAGTATTAATCCACAGAGCCTCCTCTTCTTCACTACTGAAACTAAAACCAGAACCAACTCTCAGCTGTTTATCCGAGCAGGAGGAAACTGTCCAGAAGATCAGAGCTAACATCTCTGTTCCTGGTCACATTCATCCTACGGCTGGTTTTATCTTCAAAGAGTTTTAGATTTCAGGTTTCAGGAGCATGCACACCTGGAGTTGTTCTCTTTGTGTAGACTGTGATACTATATCATATGCAGTTACATTCTGAGTCTTACATTTActctttgtcttctttttcagggTTCTCCACTGGATGGATTGCTGCTGcagttgttgttctttttcttgttgCTGGTGTTATTCTAGCTGTGCTTTTATACAGGCGTAAAAGAGGTAAGTGTAAAAGATGTATTGTATAAACATATTCATGATGATCAGGCAACACAACAGATTATTTAGATCATCATCATTTTATCGTCATCGTCATATTTAGAGTCTTTGCAGTTGTTTTATCTTCAGTCATTAATCATTCTGTTGGTATTTACACCAGAGTAGGATCAAGTCAGTTggattttctttaataaaactGTTATAGGACGTTATAATGTACTTAAgatgatattatttttttcttaattattattattattattattcttaatTAATTTTCTTAAAATGATGTATTATATTGAATCCAGGGAATGTTAATTATATAATACACCACACGCTTAAATATAGTTAAAATATGTTGGTCGTGTCTGAAAAAATATGCGGAAATAATGATGTTACAGGAGAAAGAAATATATCAGCAGTCTGTAGTAGATTAAATCTGAGTGTGCACACTGCCTGATGTTACTGAGAGATGCATCTGCATTttggttttgtattttaaagAATCCAACCAAGAAGTTAACTTTACTTTGCatagtttttaatttttgtttgaaaaatgcCTCTAGTTTTACAGCCATATgcttacaattttttttctgccttaaTAATTACTAACTGGTGACTCTGCATGTAAAGATACTGattaatacatgtttttatctttcaGTGCCAAAAGTCATCAAAGAGGAAGAAGGCAGTGATGTTACTTTACCCTGTTTCCTCATCACCAATGAGGACATTTGGTCTAGTGGGTTCATCTGGTGTAAAACTGTTGATGGTCAGATGCAGATCCTGATTAATAATGGCAATCTTGACGTCTACGGATTTAGTTTTCCATTAATTCAGAAACATCAAATGTCCCACATTAAGCTTGATGTTGTTGGTGAGTACTTTGATGAACCAGTTAAAGATGTCCTCTCATTTAAGGACTGGAGCCTGGTCTCCACCTTGTTATCTAGCTGCTGCATCTGAACAAACATGATCAAAACTTTGAACTCATCGATGGTGTCAGTTTCACATTTCTTAATGAAATATCAGCAGTCTATAGTAGATTAAATCTGAGTGTGCACACTGCCTGATGTTGCTGAGAGATGCatctgcattttgtttttgtttttgaaagtaACCAACCAAAAAGTTAACTTTACTTTTATGTAGCTatagttttaaatgtttctttgAACTCTGGCCTCTAGTTTTACAGCCATATGTGTGAAGCCGAGAGTGAAAAGATCGGACTGCTTAAATTCATACGACAGGATGTTAATGTAATCAAGATCATTTTATTCTAATCTTAAAATTATTGAATAGTTGTACGGAAGGGTAGgtacaaaaatgtattattacatgtttgtttttttcatatttcagGGCCAGAAGTCATCAAAGTGGAAGAAGGCAGTGATGTTACTTTACCCTGTTCCCTCTTGCCCGAGGAGGACATTACGTCAAAAGAGTTTATCTGGAAGAAAATGTCTAAGAATGATGAAAGTGAGATGGAGGTGTTCCTGTATGATAATGGTGATCTTTACAGTGACGAGCGTCCAGGTCAGAGTGAGCAGTTCAAAGGTCGAGTCTCACATTCTCCAGATAAACTGAAACAAGGCAACGCTTCCATAACCATCAGAAATATGACGATGGCTGACAGTGGAGAATACATGTGTATTATTCAATCAGTTCAGAAACCTAAAATATTCCACATTAAGCTTGTTGTTGGTAAGTACTTTCATTAAAATATGTCCTCTCATTTAACAACTTAAATATGTTGGTcatctagaaaaaaaaaatgcagatatAATTATGTTAGCGGAGAATTTAGACTACAAACTAAACTGCTTGTAAAACTGCCTTTGTGGAATAATTCTGCTTacactttttttctgccttAATAATTACTAATTGATGACTCTACATGTAAACATACAGattaatacatgtttttatcttCCAGAACCAAAAGTCATCACAGTGGAAGAAGGCAGTGATGTTACTTTACCCTGTTCCCTCAGCACCAAGAACCTTTTGTCAACATGGTTCGTCTGGAAGAAAACTGATGATGGTCGGATGGTGTGCCTGTATAATAAAGGTGATCTTTACAGTGGCAAGGGTGCAGGTCAGAGTGAGCAGTTCAAAGGTCGAGTCTCACATTTTGAAGATGAACTGAAACAAGGCAACGCCTCCATAATCATCAGAAATACGACGAGGGCTGACAGTGGAGTCTACATCTGTATTATTCAATCAATTCAGAAACCTGAAGCATTCTACATTAAGCTTGTTGTTGGTGAGTACTTTCATTAAATAGTTAAAGATGTCCTCTTCTTTAACAACTTAAATATGTTGGTCATCTGAATATATAACAGCGGCTAGGAGAGGACGCTGGCGTCTGTTGCTCGCCGCTTCTCCGCCGTTTTTGCTTGTTCTGAATAGTATTTCTCTTGAGTTTTTACACGGATTGATACGGAATTGAAGGCTTTACACACCTACTGACATCTCCTCCAAACATCAGCGGATAGTTGGTCACCTACCGCTGTCAGTGGTGAACACCCGGATTTCTCCGTCGTTCCAGCGCTGCTACAAGGTTTAACTTTTCTCCTGGGGCAGCCATCTAGCTGTCCCCGGTCCGGTTTTGCCTCGAGCCGATATCTCTGCAGCTGGTAGCTAGCTGTCAGCTGCTTCCAGCCAGTCCTCCGTGCCTCGTGCACCCCACTGCCATGATATGGACCATCTTCTCCCTGAGCCTGACAGTCTTCCATCTCTGTGTTTGGCTAACGGCTAGCTCCAGGCTAACGCTTTCAGCGACTGGCATGAAGCTCAAGTACTCTATCCCACAGCTGCTAACTCTCAACAACCGCTCCATTCCAACGTGCATTTCAGCCATCAAAGAACTCGGACTTCAGATCTCTGATCTCTGCACGCTCAACTGACCAGCATGGGAAACACCGCGAGATCTCGCCACACCAAGCAGGCCAGAAAACTTTCAAAACGTGTAGTGGATTTCAGTGTACTACGGCCTCTACAGAGATTCACCACAGCATCAACACTCAAAATTGAACTTTACAATACACAATCCCTCACAAATAAAGCATTCTTCAAACAAGACCACATTATGGACAAGGGATTAGACTTCATGTGCCTAACAGAAACATGGCACCAGCCAGGGGTTTACTCAGCGCTTAATGAAGTCTGTCCC
Encoded proteins:
- the LOC120557127 gene encoding V-set and immunoglobulin domain-containing protein 1-like yields the protein MGDGAVPTSVPKVIKEEEGSDVTLPCFLITNEDIWSSGFIWCKTVDGQMQILINNGNLDVYGFSFPLIQKHQMSHIKLDVVGPEVIKVEEGSDVTLPCSLLPEEDITSKEFIWKKMSKNDESEMEVFLYDNGDLYSDERPGQSEQFKGRVSHSPDKLKQGNASITIRNMTMADSGEYMCIIQSVQKPKIFHIKLVVEPKVITVEEGSDVTLPCSLSTKNLLSTWFVWKKTDDGRMVCLYNKGDLYSGKGAGQSEQFKGRVSHFEDELKQGNASIIIRNTTRADSGVYICIIQSIQKPEAFYIKLVVDQLEQGNASITIRNTTRTDSGE